The nucleotide window TAATTCCTAATCCACAGATTATATTTGCATTCTTGCGAATTGCATTACCAAATAGGGGGACTAAATGAGCCATTTTACCAAATCCTGCTTCATGGGTTACCTCTGCTCCATGCTGTTTACCTAATCCAATGGTCATCATTTTCATTAATCCACTTTCATAAGAGCCTTGAAAAGCAGTATGCGCTTTAATTCTTCCGCATACAATAATGGCATCTGCTTCTGCTGCATGTTTATCAATAAGTACTGGATGCCCCTCAGCTGTTGACCCAATTTGTTTGGTTTCCATAGAAGAAATCACTGGACAATCTAGAAACTCCTCTGTAACACCATAATCATTGAGAATTTGTTTTTGTCCCTCTGGGGTTGCACCTCCATGGCTGCCCATAGCAGGAATGACAAAAGGTTGCCCTTGACATTGTTTAACAAAATCTACAATAGCTTTTATAATGATATTTATATTGGCAATGCCTCTGCTTCCACAGGTAATCGCTACTTTCATACCCGGTTTAATTTGTAATTTGATTTCTTCCCGTTGAAGTTGGTCGTAGACCACTTGGGGGATTTTTTCCTCTGATATGTGGGATCTGTCAAAGTTTTGCTTAATTTTCACCATTTTGGGAAGTTCTACACCTTGAGTAAGTTTTGATACTACTGACATTTTAACCCCTCCTCGATTATTCAAAATATTTTCGTCCTTCTTGTCCTTTGAAACAAGAATTTAAACAGAAGTTTTCATCTTTCCCTAAAACTTCTGTACAATTGCTTTTTTATTATGATATAGAGCAAAGCATAGATATTCATTCCACCATCATTTCTGATTAGACAATTTTCATATCTATGCTTTACTTTTGGCATAGGCAGCTCTTGATTATTTATATTTTTAAAAGAATAAATTTTTTTATGCCATAGGGAATAATAGTGCTGCAGTAATTACACATATCATTTCTATAATGGTGGAAATACCTATTGCTGTGGTATAAGTTTTCAACCCTCCAGTAACAGATAAACCTGAAAGATTTGTTGCTACCCAGAAACCACTATCATTCACATGGCCTATACTATTTCCTCCAGCTAGACAAGCAATAGCTATGTAAACAGGATGAACTGGAACGGCTACTGCGATAGGTGCTAAAATAGCCATGGAAGTAAGTCCTGCAACTGTACCAGAACCTTGTGCAACTCTGAAGATAAAACCTATGAAATAAGCAAATAAGAGAACCATAACTACATTATTTGTATCTATTCCCAATGCAGAGATTAGGTGATTTCCAATGTCCGTGGCTTTAATAATGGCACCAAAGGACCCACCTGCTCCTGTAACCAATAATACAATTCCAGCCGTTTTTAATCCTTCATTGGCACACTCATCCACACCTTTTTTACCTAGATATTTATATCCGATTAAATAAGCAACTATAGTCCCAAGTAAGATAGCAATTAATTTATTACTCATAAATTCGATGAATTGGGGTAAGTTTTCCCCATAAATCGCAACTCCAATGGTTCCTGAAAGAATACAAAGAACAGGGATTACAATTGGGCACATGGAGAATAAGAATCCTGGTTTATCACTAGAAGTTCTTATCCTATTTTCATCCGAAGCAGCTATTTCTTCTGTAGCAAGCGATGCTAGCTTTTCAGTAACGGGTGAACTATGATTAATATCTTTTTCTGGATTCCAGTATTTTGTCTTAGTCAAGATCTTCGAATAGATAAATACCGTTGCCGTCACAGCAATCGCTCCAACAATAAGTCCTACAATCAACATGGTTCCGGTACTAAATCCGAAAATATCCCCTGCAGCCAATGGAGTAGGGGTGGGTGGAACAAGGCTATGGGCGATGGCAGCACCTGCAGAAAGAGCTCCTGTTATAAAGGGTATTGGCTTGTTTAATTCCTTCGCAATAGCAATACCGATGGGGATTAAAATAATAAAGGTTACATCAAAGAATACCGGTATGGATAATACAAATCCTGCTACCCCAACGGCATAAATAGCTATTTCTTTTTTAAACTTACTAACAATGCTTTCAGCTATCACTTGAGCTGCACCCGTATCCGATAATAATTGACCTAAAATAACACCAAGACCTATGGGTAAACCTATATCTGTCATCATATTCCCAAAACCAGTGCTAATTATGCCAGCAGA belongs to Irregularibacter muris and includes:
- a CDS encoding nickel-dependent lactate racemase, producing the protein MSVVSKLTQGVELPKMVKIKQNFDRSHISEEKIPQVVYDQLQREEIKLQIKPGMKVAITCGSRGIANINIIIKAIVDFVKQCQGQPFVIPAMGSHGGATPEGQKQILNDYGVTEEFLDCPVISSMETKQIGSTAEGHPVLIDKHAAEADAIIVCGRIKAHTAFQGSYESGLMKMMTIGLGKQHGAEVTHEAGFGKMAHLVPLFGNAIRKNANIICGLGIIENAFDQTYKLIGLTNEEILEKEPELLLEAKRMMGRILFESADVLIVDKIGKNCSGDGMDPNVSGRFGTPYASGGIQSERVVVLDLTNETHGNANGIGMADITTQRLVDKMNLEITYPNAITSTLINMVKIPLYLKTDKEAIRLALKTCNHADKLNSRIVRIQDTMHLEYIYISEAMLEEATRNPDIEVVGKPEKWPFDEEGNLHL
- a CDS encoding GntP family permease, whose amino-acid sequence is MSSTLLVFNLVISIAIILIGIVLLKANPALSMVLASLYMGVSSGFTWAESAGIISTGFGNMMTDIGLPIGLGVILGQLLSDTGAAQVIAESIVSKFKKEIAIYAVGVAGFVLSIPVFFDVTFIILIPIGIAIAKELNKPIPFITGALSAGAAIAHSLVPPTPTPLAAGDIFGFSTGTMLIVGLIVGAIAVTATVFIYSKILTKTKYWNPEKDINHSSPVTEKLASLATEEIAASDENRIRTSSDKPGFLFSMCPIVIPVLCILSGTIGVAIYGENLPQFIEFMSNKLIAILLGTIVAYLIGYKYLGKKGVDECANEGLKTAGIVLLVTGAGGSFGAIIKATDIGNHLISALGIDTNNVVMVLLFAYFIGFIFRVAQGSGTVAGLTSMAILAPIAVAVPVHPVYIAIACLAGGNSIGHVNDSGFWVATNLSGLSVTGGLKTYTTAIGISTIIEMICVITAALLFPMA